From Cydia splendana chromosome 4, ilCydSple1.2, whole genome shotgun sequence, one genomic window encodes:
- the LOC134789859 gene encoding endoribonuclease CG2145-like, producing MFDKHLCVVFTIFLCFYVNQCLEIDKSRRYNQNSDFLLHEATGSLQYQGQTQTNSGKRDYVAPSFSSQSPSSTSQQTTAKTATSPKRDFVNPTGKRDYVSPSTFSTQSLGTSQQTTAKPSNTPTRRDFVNPKFTTPKPLDNTQHHQKRPGQVQDLVNFFDSKSNNGVVTPKPPSYSSILQGTTKQGSTITAWGSTKVNQPVTQPTPNLPPAQTTKSYSSILSGSNTQSTVKPSTKPSSSTSRVTSPTSRPVTPQLPSAILNNNKNNNQASSSNGPSDAELQSLSEELLRKDTNNAAKYVTINYQEKTTSQSKEDKAPLPLLTVSQAAWNIPTVQKFVPLLDNYERDTLVNEYVTPQERNEENAFMDAIMSTTVIRHMMNFLKEKGYVTPDPRQQRDFLKQLWFGLYSRGKGKISSSGFEHIFVSELRNGEVLGLHNWIYFAKEEAANRVNYLGYLKYLPIGDKGAVMKLHFNQNGADKPVDTMFVGTSPELEIALYTICFVTRADNDCRLKLANKDVQIISHTFRYRSKNLIGSAYPQI from the exons ATGTTTGATAAACATTTATGTGTGGTATTTACAATATTCCTGTGTTTTTATGTGAATCAAT GTCTGGAGATTGATAAGTCACGTCGATATAATCAAAACTCGGATTTTCTGCTTCATGAAGCTACAGGGTCGTTACAATACCAAGGACAGACACAAACAAACTCAGGCAAACGAGATTATGTAGCCCCTTCATTTTCATCACAATCACCATCCAGTACTTCACAACAAACTACTGCTAAAACTGCAACATCGCCAAAAAGAGACTTTGTTAATCCCACCGGAAAGAGAGATTACGTATCGCCATCTACATTTTCAACACAATCACTCGGCACTTCGCAACAAACCACAGCAAAACCATCAAACACACCTACTAGAAGAGACTTCGTTAACCCAAAATTCACAACCCCAAAGCCTTTAGATAATACTCAACACCATCAAAAACGACCTGGACAAGTGCAAGACCTAGTTAACTTTTTTGATAGTAAAAGTAATAACGGAGTTGTAACACCAAAGCCACCATCTTACAGCTCCATCTTACAAGGAACAACTAAACAAGGCTCCACTATAACGGCCTGGGGAAGTACGAAAGTAAATCAGCCTGTCACACAACCTACACCGAACCTGCCTCCAGCACAAACGACCAAAAGTTACAGTTCTATTTTGTCAGGGTCTAATACACAAAGTACTGTAAAACCCTCAACGAAACCTTCATCTTCAACATCAAGAGTGACCTCTCCAACGTCAAGGCCGGTGACTCCACAATTGCCAAGtgcaattttaaataataataaaaataacaaccaAGCCAGTAGTTCCAATGGTCCAAGTGATGCCGAACTTCAATCGTTAAGTGAAGAGCTTTTGAGGAAGGATACTAATAATGCGGCAAAATATGTAACTATTAACTATCAAGAAAAAACAACATCCCAGTCAAAAGAAGATAAGGCGCCACTACC ATTACTAACAGTTTCACAAGCAGCCTGGAATATTCCAACAGTTCAAAAATTTGTACCTCTATTAGATAATTATGAAAGGGATACTCTTGTTAATGAATATGTTACTCCACAG GAAAGAAACGAAGAAAATGCTTTTATGGACGCTATCATGTCTACTACCGTCATACGTCACATGATGAactttttgaaggaaaaag GATATGTTACACCGGATCCAAGACAGCAGCGTGATTTTCTAAAGCAATTATGGTTCGGATTGTATTCAAGAGGTAAAGGAAAAATAAGCAGTTCAGGATTTGAACATATTTTTGTTTCTGAATTAAGGAACGGAGAAGTTTTGG GACTCCATAACTGGATTTATTTTGCTAAAGAAGAGGCAGCAAACAGGGTTAACTATTTGGGATACCTTAAATACTTGCCCATTGGTGAC aaAGGAGCTGTAATGAAACTCCACTTTAACCAGAATGGTGCTGACAAACCTGTTGATACTATGTTCGTTGGAACATCGCCGGAACTGGAAATAGCACTGTACACTATTTGTTTTGTTACTCGTGCTGATAATGACTGCAGGCTGAAGCTGGCCAATAAAGATGTCCAAATAATATCTCACACATTCCGCTATCGTAGCAAAAATTTAATTGGTAGTGCTTATCCCCAAATCTAG